One Triplophysa dalaica isolate WHDGS20190420 chromosome 1, ASM1584641v1, whole genome shotgun sequence DNA segment encodes these proteins:
- the LOC130424730 gene encoding phosphatidate phosphatase LPIN2-like isoform X5 yields MEDDSTVMKKKKRRRRKPKTTEQRIDEQSPPRANQVSGSEVRQSLRRFDSYPLSDGEWPTDRSVQESSSAKSDSELMKNCSDRSDQDSHMQWTWGELPESKKRDRAQSLQNIILDDMMTHGLQSAEHVCPILRPQPRTAQPHTNKPQTSYPLKDHTQRPGHHTGRPASASQHQTEKTHLITSELQTHLLEHHPNKLTPHSSKLEPHILKASSDCVCGHQPSAHPLGDVKEISPESQNISESPCKRKVVRRRSHHQGPEDIYLDDLNGLEPHIAARYFPNSDLFRGHWEEDCERSPSPQSTSSGTAVDSGTECSSEPPSDLLSVSLSLCGGLGDDADINKEKFLDQMVTHQEFADNPNIIDNPNLVVKIGNRYYNWMLAAPLILSMQAFQKNLPKAAVEGWVKEKMAKKTKSWCFWRKSKSQSKKQETANTVGVSHHEEYRPSQQVTADSSSEEESRELNPTALENHHTTSFKKSLRLSSEQIAGLGLKDGPNDIVFSITTQYQGTCRCEGTIYLWDWSDKIVISDIDGTITKSDVLGQFLPQLGKDWTHQGIAKLYHTIHENGYKFLYCSARAIGMAGMTRGYLHWVNDEGTILPRGPLMLSPSSLFSAFHREVIEKKPEIFKIECMTDIKNLFPHNLQPFYAAFGNRSNDVFAYKHTGVPTCRIFTVNTRGEVNQEQCKTLKTSYRRLSELVDHVFPLLDREQNSAFVHPEFSSFCFWREPVSEVCLDELL; encoded by the exons ATGGAGGATGACAGCACTgtgatgaaaaagaaaaaaaggagaaGAAGAAAACCTAAAACGACCGAACAGAGGATAGACGAGCAGAGTCCTCCTAGAGCAAAcca GGTGTCGGGCAGTGAAGTGAGACAATCTCTCAGACGGTTCGACAGCTATCCTCTCTCTGATGGAGAATGGCCGACAGACAG AAGTGTTCAGGAGTCCAGTTCTGCTAAGAGTGATTCAGAACTGATGAAGAATTGCTCAGACAGATCTGATCAAGACTCACATATGCAGTGGACGTGGGGAGAACTGCCGGAATCTAAAAAG AGAGATCGAGCACAATCCCTTCAGAACATCATCCTTGATGATATGATGACACACGGTCTCCAGTCCGCCGAACATGTCTGTCCGATCCTCAGACCTCAACCCAGAACTGCTCAacctcacacaaacaaacctcaGACATCTTATCCCCTCAAAGATCACACACAAAGACCTGGACACCACACGGGACGTCCTGCATCAGCATCACAGCATCAGACAGAGAAAACACATCTGATCACATCCGAGCTACAAACGCACCTGCTGGAGCATCATCCAAACAAACTGACTCCACATTCGTCCAAACTAGAACCTCATATTCTCAAAGCGTcatcagactgtgtgtgtggacaTCAACCGTCAGCTCATCCGCTGGGAGACGTGAAGGAGATCTCCCCTGAGTCTCAGAACATCTCAGAATCACCCTGCAAGAGGAAAG TTGTGAGGAGGAGAAGTCATCATCAGGGACCTGAAGACATTTACCTGGATGACCTCAATGGGCTGGAACCACACATAGCTGCTCGCTACTTTCCCAA TAGTGATCTGTTTAGGGGACACTGGGAGGAAGACTGTGAGCGTTCTCCATCTCCACAGTCGACAAGCAGCGGTACGGCCGTAGACAGTGGAACAGAGTGTTCATCTGAACCGCCTTCTGATCTgctgtctgtgtctctgtctctctgtggaGGTCTGGGAGATGATGCAGACATCAATAAAG AGAAATTTCTGGATCAAATGGTCACACATCAGGAGTTTGCAGACAATCCAAACATCATTGACAATCCAAACCTGGTGGTGAAAATTGGCAACAG ATATTATAACTGGATGCTGGCAGCGCCTTTGATTCTCAGCATGCAAGCGTTTCAGAAGAATCTGCCTAAG GCTGCAGTGGAGGGTTGGGTTAAAGAAAAAATGGCCAAAAAGACAAAGAGCTGGTGCTTCTGGAGGAAGAGTAAG tCACAATCCAAAAAACAAGAGACAGCAAACACAGTCGGAGTCTCCCACCATGAAGAATACAGACCCTCACA ACAGGTGACTGCAGACAGCTCGAGCGAGGAGGAATCCAGAGAACTGAACCCCACAGCGTTAGAAAACCATCACACGACCTCCTTTAAGAAATCACTGCGACTCTCATCAGAGCAGATC gcCGGTCTTGGGCTCAAAGATGGACCCAATGATATTGTGTTCAGCATCACGACGCAGTATCAGGGCACATGTCGATGTGAAGGAACCATCTACTTGTGGGATTGGAGTGACAAGATCGTCATATCTGATATTGACGGCACGATCACAAA GTCTGATGTTTTAGGTCAGTTTCTTCCTCAGCTCGGTAAAGACTGGACCCATCAGGGCATCGCCAAACTTTACCACACCATACATGA aaatggcTATAAGTTTCTCTATTGTTCTGCACGGGCCATTGGCATGGCGGGCATGACCAGAGGCTATTTACATTGGGTTAATGATGAAGGAACCATTTTACCAAGAGGACCTCTGATGCTGTCACCCAGCAGTCTGTTCTCTGCTTTCCACag GGAGGTGATTGAGAAGAAGCCGGAGATATTTAAGATTGAGTGTATGACAGACATAAAGAATCTTTTCCCTCACAATTTACAGCCGTTCTATGCAGCCTTCGGCAACCGCAGTAAT GATGTGTTTGCCTATAAACACACTGGTGTTCCTACATGTCGCATCTTCACAGTGAACACGAGAGGAGAAGTAAATCAGGAGCAATGCAAAACACTCAAGACATC ATACCGTCGTCTGAGCGAACTGGTGGATCATGTTTTCCCCCTGCTGGACAGAGAGCAAAACTCAGCTTTTGTCCACCCAGAATTCAGTTCGTTCTGCTTCTGGAGGGAACCCGTTTCTGAAGTCTGTCTGGACGAGTTGCTTTGA